In Paenibacillus durus, the DNA window CAGCATGGAGCTCAAGGATACAGCATGACAAACCTCTATTGGGAATAATGCACCTAGAAAAATAGGCCAACCAGAAGTTTCTGGCTGACCTAATAATACGAAAAAGCCCCCCGCACGTTCATCCGGGAGACTTTGGAAGATTACAATTGATTTTGCATACGGCGCTCAGTCAAATAATCGTTCTCGTAATAGGTTAGATCATCGCGCAGTTCCTCATATACCTTGGTAATGTCCAGAATGATATCGCGGACAGGACGAACAGGCTTTTTGCGGAAGCGGATGGCATCCTGCCCCGTGTAGGCGTAACGGCCATCTTCCGAGTAGCTTTCATTTTTCGGATAAAAAAAGTTGTTGACGCCAAAGTGGTAAACATTATAAAGCGACTTTTGCGCAAACTCTTCATTAAATGTGGCACGGCGGAGCGCAATTCCCAGCTTCTCGTACGACATCTCGGAGAATACCAGCAAGTGACGGAGGTCAGACAGAAAACCTTGATAAAAATGCGTCGCTTCTTCGTCCTGTTCGGGCGCAAGCTGCGGCAGCGCATAGTGATTCAGGAATGCCTCCATTTTCTCAATGGCATATTTAAGCTTTTCTCTCGTCGTTTCGCACAAATTCTGAATATTGGCTGACATGGCGGTTGCTCCCCCTTATTGACTTCGGCTTTAAATTTAACTTGCCTGTTGTTACATAATTCCTTGCATTTCAATCGTTTTCATGTCTATCCTAACACAAAAATAGGTTCGGCGGTATCCCTTTTCCACATGTATAAATCAGGCTGTGCCCTCCCATTCTAACCTTATTACAATGTCAGGGAGGAGCGGGAAATATGTCTCGTAAAAATATTGCCATCGCCGGTCTGCTCACCGCGGTCTGCGCTTCCGTGCTGGTGTTTATCATAGCTACGCATCCTGGAACGGGGAACACCGGGCGGCAGCCGGGATATGTGCGTCCAACTGAGGAGCAGTCTCTGAAAAAAACGGCGCTAGTCCAGGATGTTACCGCCACGGAGCGGCTGAACCGCGTTGATGCGGGCCGGGATTTGCGCGCTATGCTTACGGCAACCGCAGGCAAACCGCTGCGTGATGTTGCATTGTATGCGGAACATCTAGAGCATAGCCACGGGCATATTGCCATGCTTATGTGGATCGACTTCTCTTCAGAGCAGATTAGGACATTCAAATCCATTCCGCCGGATGGCACACATGAGCAGCATCAGCGTCTTCGTCAGTATCTGAATGCCGCCAAATCGGCTGTTAAAAAGCATCAATCCTACGAATCGCCTTCATTTGCCGTTGGAACCCGGAAGTACTTTATTATGGGTCAGCGGAGCCGGGATGGACAAGTCGGCGTTCTCGCGCTGATCGACCAGACCGTGCTGAGCCGGGTTGCCGAGCATCAACGAAAAAA includes these proteins:
- a CDS encoding YpuI family protein, with amino-acid sequence MSANIQNLCETTREKLKYAIEKMEAFLNHYALPQLAPEQDEEATHFYQGFLSDLRHLLVFSEMSYEKLGIALRRATFNEEFAQKSLYNVYHFGVNNFFYPKNESYSEDGRYAYTGQDAIRFRKKPVRPVRDIILDITKVYEELRDDLTYYENDYLTERRMQNQL